The Lutibacter profundi genome includes a region encoding these proteins:
- a CDS encoding metallophosphoesterase family protein: MKKILLLSDTHGFIDSQILKFIKKADEVWHAGDIGSLEVIDTIKKVKPLRAVYGNIDNALIRTEYPLDAIFTIEKVSVWITHIGGYPNRYDQRIKEKIIKNPPQLFISGHSHILKVIFDKKLNLLHINPGAVGKYGFHKIRTMVRFEIHEGTISNLEIIELNNV, encoded by the coding sequence ATGAAAAAAATATTATTACTTTCTGATACCCATGGCTTTATTGATAGCCAAATATTAAAATTTATAAAAAAAGCCGATGAGGTTTGGCACGCTGGTGATATAGGGTCTCTTGAAGTTATTGACACTATTAAAAAAGTAAAACCTTTAAGAGCTGTTTATGGTAATATTGATAATGCTTTGATAAGAACTGAATACCCATTAGATGCTATATTTACCATTGAGAAAGTAAGCGTTTGGATAACACATATTGGCGGATATCCAAATAGATATGATCAAAGAATTAAAGAAAAGATTATAAAAAACCCTCCTCAATTATTTATTAGTGGGCATTCTCATATTTTAAAAGTGATTTTTGACAAAAAACTTAATTTATTACATATAAATCCAGGTGCAGTAGGAAAATATGGATTTCACAAAATAAGAACTATGGTTCGGTTTGAAATTCATGAAGGAACTATTTCTAATTTAGAAATTATAGAGTTAAACAACGTTTAA
- the truA gene encoding tRNA pseudouridine(38-40) synthase TruA yields MMYICSCTKITFQLRYFIELSYKGTNYHGWQLQPNAISIQELINNAFTTIFRTEINVVGAGRTDTGVHAERLFAHVDFDDEIDIKDIIYRLNSLLPNDIVINNISKVSKNAHARFDATSRSYEYRIFLGRNPFLTETTWQLTNKKLNIIKMNEAAKILLNYTNFKSFARANSNVKTYNCEIKKAVWIVTDKMLTFHITADRFLRNMVRAIVGTLLDVGNNKITLEDFKQIIESRDRCNAGTSAPSQGLFLTSVTYPKTIFMNE; encoded by the coding sequence ATGATGTATATTTGCAGCTGTACAAAAATAACATTTCAATTGAGATATTTTATTGAATTATCATATAAAGGAACAAATTATCATGGTTGGCAACTACAACCAAATGCTATTAGTATTCAGGAATTAATAAACAATGCTTTTACAACTATTTTCCGAACAGAAATAAATGTGGTTGGTGCTGGAAGAACAGATACAGGTGTGCATGCTGAACGGCTTTTTGCACATGTAGATTTTGATGATGAAATTGATATTAAAGATATAATTTATAGATTAAATTCCTTATTGCCAAATGATATTGTTATAAATAATATTTCAAAAGTTTCTAAAAATGCTCATGCACGTTTTGATGCAACTAGTAGAAGTTATGAATATCGTATTTTTTTAGGAAGAAATCCTTTTTTAACTGAAACTACTTGGCAGCTTACTAATAAAAAGTTAAATATTATTAAAATGAATGAAGCGGCAAAAATTTTATTAAATTACACTAATTTTAAAAGTTTTGCACGTGCCAATTCTAATGTTAAAACATATAATTGTGAAATTAAAAAAGCAGTATGGATTGTAACAGATAAAATGCTAACTTTTCATATTACAGCAGATAGATTTTTAAGAAATATGGTGAGGGCAATTGTAGGAACATTACTTGATGTTGGCAATAATAAAATAACATTGGAAGATTTTAAACAAATAATTGAAAGTAGAGATAGATGTAACGCAGGGACTTCTGCACCGTCTCAAGGGTTGTTTTTAACAAGCGTTACCTATCCAAAAACAATTTTTATGAATGAG